The following proteins are co-located in the Fischerella sp. PCC 9605 genome:
- a CDS encoding L,D-transpeptidase: MGNLIRSSWIAWLVTLFASMGIVAGAYFTYSNSKTPISHFSYRLFDSNSVNKSDLDIWKELRPPRKIEIDLTKQRLYAWEGNKLVYSMQVSTGKRSTPTKKGKFLISSKFRSTRMRGPGYDIPNVPYTMYFFEGYAIHGAFWHNNFGTPVSHGCVNLRVPEARKLFNWADIGTLVVVRK; the protein is encoded by the coding sequence ATGGGAAACTTGATTCGTAGCAGTTGGATCGCTTGGTTGGTAACTTTATTTGCATCTATGGGGATTGTGGCAGGAGCTTATTTTACTTATTCAAATTCAAAGACACCTATTTCCCATTTTTCTTATCGCTTATTCGATAGCAACTCTGTCAATAAATCTGATCTTGATATCTGGAAGGAATTACGACCTCCTCGGAAAATAGAAATTGATTTAACCAAGCAACGCTTATACGCATGGGAAGGTAACAAACTTGTTTACTCCATGCAAGTTTCCACGGGTAAACGCTCCACTCCCACAAAAAAGGGTAAATTTTTGATTAGCTCTAAGTTCCGCTCTACCCGAATGCGAGGTCCGGGTTACGATATTCCTAATGTTCCCTATACTATGTATTTTTTCGAGGGTTACGCCATTCATGGGGCTTTTTGGCATAACAATTTTGGTACACCAGTTAGCCACGGTTGCGTGAATTTACGAGTACCAGAAGCTCGCAAGCTTTTCAATTGGGCTGACATCGGCACGTTGGTGGTGGTGCGTAAGTAG
- a CDS encoding PstS family phosphate ABC transporter substrate-binding protein has protein sequence MSEKTTETTILVLLLLTAAGLVGLGFWWASDGSGFGSASNLLVDSIDGAGKKLQKPSDRTLTFAAYNQARTFAEVPNIPSGLFSYGGSTTWAPIRKTLDPIIQTTQPQFRLRYTNPVIGKPGSGTGIKMLLENQLVFSQSSRPVKDKEYQEAQQRGFSLKEIPVAIDGIAIAVHPNLNILGLTVAQLKDIYTGKINNWKQVGGPDLPLTPYSRPQEAGGTVEFFVDNVLQGGKLGTNVKIVDDTTSGVRKVASDLGGIYYATAIEVLSQCKVKPLPIGSKADQMVSPYQEPLVEPSQCPNQRNRLNRVAIQSGQYPITRRLFVIVKQNGLEDEQAGMAYAALLLSNQGQKLINDAGFISLR, from the coding sequence ATGTCTGAAAAAACAACAGAAACAACAATCCTAGTTTTACTTCTTTTAACTGCGGCTGGACTAGTTGGTTTAGGGTTTTGGTGGGCTAGTGATGGGTCTGGTTTTGGATCTGCTAGCAACTTGTTGGTGGATTCTATAGATGGTGCTGGGAAAAAACTACAGAAGCCTTCCGATCGGACTCTGACCTTTGCCGCTTACAATCAAGCTCGAACCTTTGCCGAAGTGCCAAATATTCCGTCCGGATTATTTAGTTATGGAGGCAGTACAACTTGGGCACCAATCCGAAAAACACTAGACCCAATTATTCAAACCACCCAACCGCAATTTAGATTGCGCTACACCAATCCAGTCATTGGTAAACCTGGGTCTGGTACAGGTATCAAGATGCTGTTAGAGAACCAGCTTGTTTTTTCTCAGTCCTCGCGCCCAGTTAAAGATAAAGAATACCAGGAAGCACAGCAACGCGGTTTTTCTCTCAAAGAAATACCAGTGGCGATAGATGGAATTGCGATCGCCGTTCATCCCAATCTAAACATTCTCGGTCTCACTGTCGCTCAACTCAAAGATATCTACACAGGCAAGATTAATAACTGGAAGCAAGTCGGTGGGCCAGACCTCCCTCTGACTCCCTACTCTCGACCTCAAGAAGCAGGTGGTACGGTAGAATTCTTTGTAGACAACGTTTTGCAGGGTGGGAAACTCGGTACTAATGTCAAGATTGTTGATGACACAACCAGTGGAGTGAGAAAAGTGGCTTCAGACCTTGGTGGTATCTATTATGCTACTGCCATTGAAGTATTGTCACAATGTAAGGTCAAACCTTTGCCGATTGGGTCTAAAGCAGACCAAATGGTTTCTCCCTACCAAGAGCCTTTGGTGGAGCCTTCTCAATGCCCAAATCAGCGCAACCGCCTCAACAGAGTAGCCATACAAAGTGGACAATATCCAATTACTCGCCGATTGTTTGTGATCGTTAAGCAAAACGGTCTAGAGGATGAACAGGCTGGTATGGCTTATGCTGCTTTGTTATTGAGTAATCAAGGTCAGAAGTTAATTAACGATGCTGGATTTATAAGCCTTCGCTAG
- a CDS encoding methyl-accepting chemotaxis protein, translating into MTQNHVRSVLPNSQNAKTSRNSSKTRQLFHQLGKASWWKELSLQVLSLPKSLPRKVTVLAVAIGVIPIATVGGIAYTLASRSITTQIFAEQESRIIGLSSALTITINEFVEDAEIIAKSPLMMESQLQQISEDSFAIEPPLNPAISHEQPVGLLNRFMGLLNSFMEASNGKYDSIAVTDITGKLLFQSQSSRPFSAEENYSDQEHFQRAVSSQSPAISDPKMTLSPGRSHLEVAAPIKQPGTGKVIGVVLVRMSSERLNEIFKFLEDNSWEYEIVTPEGQVFAAAEPDMIGHSAEADYEGISETWPQMLEALKERSVLTYVATDKNDQEEVLVSFTNMPGLRGVPEPGWTVGIARPTVQTFAPLRKLRQILLVGIAIAALLVGTIAAILAKRATRPLLDATSAVESMGRGKLNTRLNVNGEDELAVLCTTINDMAQQIEQFVQEKELLQKRVFELLVEVEPVSKGDLTVYAQVTDDEVGTVADSYNYVIENLRKIVTQVQTATNQVEATANDSEGFVQTLVEGALQQSNKITGAIERIHAMDNSIQAIATNAKAAEATVHQATEIVQLENELMNLTVDGIMAIRGTVSETAKKVKHLGESSQKIFTVVNLIKNFAEQTNVLALNASLEAARAGEEGRGFAIVAEEIRELAQQSAKATDDIEKLISSIQRATSEVVTAMEVGTEQVVSGSKLVDETRLGLNQIVTANAQIHEVVQAIAQATVEQAQNSEIVTQTMTEVATIAQNTATSATNVSVSFEKLIAVAKVLQGSVSQFKVD; encoded by the coding sequence ATGACTCAGAATCATGTTAGGTCTGTGTTGCCTAACTCCCAAAATGCGAAGACAAGTAGAAACTCATCCAAAACTCGACAGCTTTTTCACCAATTGGGGAAAGCGAGTTGGTGGAAGGAATTGAGTCTACAAGTATTGAGTTTACCAAAGAGTTTGCCAAGAAAAGTCACAGTTCTGGCAGTTGCGATCGGTGTGATTCCGATCGCAACCGTTGGGGGTATCGCTTATACCTTGGCGAGTCGCTCGATCACAACGCAAATTTTTGCCGAGCAAGAAAGCCGCATCATTGGCTTGAGTAGCGCACTTACCATCACCATTAATGAGTTTGTGGAAGACGCTGAAATCATTGCTAAATCGCCTTTGATGATGGAGTCACAGTTACAACAAATTTCTGAGGATTCTTTCGCGATCGAGCCACCATTAAATCCAGCGATTTCGCACGAGCAACCAGTCGGTCTGCTAAACCGTTTTATGGGTCTGCTAAACAGTTTTATGGAGGCTAGCAACGGGAAATACGACAGTATTGCTGTCACTGACATAACGGGCAAATTGCTGTTTCAGTCCCAATCATCGCGACCATTTAGTGCCGAAGAGAACTATAGCGATCAAGAGCACTTTCAGCGAGCGGTCTCCAGCCAGTCTCCAGCCATTAGCGACCCAAAGATGACTCTCTCACCAGGCAGAAGTCACCTAGAAGTCGCTGCACCTATAAAACAGCCTGGAACAGGTAAAGTCATTGGTGTCGTTCTGGTGCGAATGTCATCAGAACGTCTAAACGAAATATTTAAATTTCTTGAAGACAATTCTTGGGAATATGAAATTGTCACTCCCGAAGGGCAGGTCTTTGCAGCCGCGGAACCAGATATGATCGGTCATTCGGCTGAAGCCGATTATGAGGGAATTTCCGAGACATGGCCACAGATGTTGGAAGCACTCAAGGAAAGATCGGTACTGACCTATGTGGCAACAGATAAGAACGATCAGGAAGAAGTTCTGGTCAGCTTTACAAATATGCCAGGGTTAAGAGGAGTGCCAGAACCTGGATGGACAGTGGGTATTGCCCGCCCTACAGTGCAAACCTTTGCTCCTTTAAGGAAGCTACGCCAAATTTTACTTGTGGGAATAGCCATAGCAGCCCTACTGGTAGGGACGATTGCCGCTATCCTAGCAAAGCGGGCTACCCGTCCTCTCCTAGATGCAACCTCCGCAGTGGAGAGCATGGGTCGAGGAAAATTGAATACCCGTCTGAATGTGAACGGTGAAGACGAGCTTGCTGTGCTATGTACCACCATCAACGATATGGCGCAGCAAATAGAACAGTTCGTGCAGGAGAAAGAACTCTTGCAAAAACGGGTGTTCGAGTTGCTGGTGGAAGTAGAGCCTGTCAGTAAAGGAGATCTGACAGTTTATGCCCAGGTGACAGACGATGAAGTTGGTACGGTCGCTGACTCTTATAACTATGTGATTGAGAACTTGCGGAAGATTGTGACTCAAGTCCAAACCGCAACCAACCAAGTAGAAGCAACAGCGAACGACAGTGAGGGTTTTGTTCAAACATTAGTTGAAGGTGCTTTACAGCAGTCCAACAAAATTACGGGAGCCATCGAGCGGATTCACGCAATGGATAACTCGATCCAAGCGATCGCCACGAATGCTAAAGCGGCAGAAGCAACAGTTCACCAAGCGACTGAAATCGTCCAACTGGAAAATGAACTGATGAATTTAACAGTAGACGGGATTATGGCGATCCGAGGCACAGTATCAGAAACTGCGAAGAAAGTCAAGCATTTAGGCGAATCTTCCCAAAAAATCTTTACAGTAGTAAATCTGATTAAGAATTTTGCCGAGCAAACGAATGTTCTGGCGCTGAATGCATCCCTCGAAGCTGCTCGCGCTGGCGAAGAAGGTCGAGGCTTTGCGATCGTTGCTGAAGAAATCCGAGAGCTAGCTCAGCAATCGGCAAAAGCCACCGATGATATCGAAAAGCTGATATCTAGTATTCAGCGGGCAACCAGTGAGGTGGTGACTGCAATGGAAGTCGGTACTGAACAGGTTGTGTCTGGAAGCAAATTGGTGGATGAAACCCGTTTGGGGTTAAACCAAATCGTCACAGCTAATGCTCAAATTCATGAAGTGGTGCAAGCGATCGCCCAAGCAACGGTAGAGCAAGCTCAAAACTCTGAGATTGTCACCCAAACGATGACAGAGGTTGCTACCATCGCCCAAAACACAGCAACTTCAGCTACGAATGTGTCGGTTTCCTTTGAGAAACTAATTGCAGTCGCCAAAGTGCTGCAAGGAAGTGTCAGTCAGTTCAAAGTAGATTAG
- a CDS encoding response regulator: protein MQDNYLKAIVPPFIPTLSPCTVDTSYACGNKFDEGAMNSSLLYQSVDALLTRRNDTPLIRDFDASKQVELFVTLKQFQFSGQLVLTDVMGREWIVHLYRGFIAYTTGGDHPVRRWKRNSALYLPHQPADISALQYELVNTTPEDFDTCWQYQLLCLWVEQQKITKEQAARVVWSTIVEVLFDITQATQVTYELRPNKTLPKRLVLIDAAQAVAEADRLWQSWKAAKLADCSPNKAPAIGQAGELQQRISTSVYQTLSQLLEQQQTLREMAIDMKQDVLTVIRSLLPYIQLGLVELKTIADLPAPIFSSSTPSEARRPLIACLDDNPWVSQEMEKILTAANYRFVGLNDPLRAIGVLLALKPDLIFLDLMMPNTNGYEICSKLRKLACFRHTPIIILTGNDGVIDRVRAKMVGSSDFLSKETVDTNQVIGVINKHLKQIHLSEPAL, encoded by the coding sequence TTGCAAGACAACTATTTAAAAGCAATTGTCCCACCTTTTATCCCGACTTTGTCACCTTGCACAGTAGATACTAGTTATGCCTGTGGCAACAAATTTGATGAAGGTGCAATGAATAGCAGTCTCCTTTACCAATCAGTTGATGCTCTGCTTACTCGGAGAAATGACACTCCGCTGATTAGGGATTTTGATGCTTCAAAGCAGGTCGAACTGTTTGTGACACTGAAACAGTTTCAGTTTAGCGGTCAACTTGTATTGACCGATGTAATGGGGCGAGAGTGGATTGTTCACCTGTATCGCGGTTTCATCGCGTATACCACTGGTGGAGATCACCCAGTGAGACGCTGGAAGCGGAATTCAGCGCTCTATCTGCCCCACCAACCTGCTGATATTTCAGCACTACAGTACGAATTGGTTAATACGACGCCTGAAGATTTTGATACCTGTTGGCAGTACCAACTATTGTGTTTGTGGGTAGAGCAACAAAAAATTACCAAGGAGCAAGCTGCCAGAGTCGTTTGGTCAACGATTGTGGAAGTGTTGTTTGATATCACGCAAGCAACACAGGTTACTTATGAACTCAGGCCTAACAAAACGCTGCCTAAGAGACTTGTTTTAATTGATGCAGCGCAAGCCGTTGCAGAAGCAGATCGGCTTTGGCAAAGTTGGAAAGCTGCAAAATTGGCAGATTGCTCCCCCAATAAAGCGCCTGCTATCGGTCAGGCAGGGGAACTGCAACAGCGAATTTCAACCTCAGTCTACCAAACGCTAAGCCAACTTTTAGAACAACAGCAGACCCTGCGTGAAATGGCAATAGACATGAAGCAGGACGTGTTGACTGTTATCCGTTCACTATTGCCCTATATTCAGTTGGGCTTGGTGGAATTAAAAACTATTGCTGACCTACCAGCCCCAATCTTTTCATCATCAACGCCATCAGAGGCTCGACGACCTTTAATTGCCTGTTTAGATGATAATCCTTGGGTTAGCCAAGAGATGGAAAAGATTCTGACAGCAGCAAACTATCGGTTTGTCGGTCTAAACGATCCTTTACGGGCGATCGGCGTTTTGTTAGCGCTGAAGCCGGATCTGATCTTTCTTGATTTGATGATGCCGAATACAAATGGGTATGAAATTTGCAGCAAGCTACGCAAGCTTGCCTGCTTCCGCCATACGCCAATTATTATTTTGACGGGAAATGATGGGGTAATTGATCGAGTTAGAGCTAAGATGGTTGGCTCTTCAGATTTTCTCAGCAAAGAAACAGTTGATACTAACCAAGTCATAGGTGTAATCAATAAGCACCTTAAACAGATTCATCTCAGTGAACCGGCGTTGTAA
- a CDS encoding class I SAM-dependent methyltransferase, with translation MQLRRILILLVTGISAVSVGVAGCTNQRNSEIDAQAPASDSPAPALTTQFQQAPEADVPYVPTSPEVVNAMLQLAQVKKDDVLYDLGSGDGRIPITAVQKYGVSRAVGVEINPELVQESQQNAQKAGVSDRVKFQQQNLFQTDFSDASVVTLYLLPDVNLKLRPKLLKELKPGTRIVSHAFDMGDWKPQQTVQVQGTTLYLWVVPENVPKNLL, from the coding sequence ATGCAATTACGAAGAATACTAATTTTACTTGTGACCGGGATTAGTGCAGTGAGCGTGGGTGTAGCTGGATGCACGAACCAGCGTAACTCAGAGATAGATGCCCAAGCGCCTGCTTCCGACTCCCCAGCACCAGCGCTCACAACTCAATTCCAACAAGCTCCAGAAGCAGATGTACCTTATGTACCAACATCACCAGAAGTAGTAAACGCTATGCTGCAACTAGCACAAGTCAAAAAGGATGATGTGCTTTACGATCTTGGCAGTGGAGACGGGCGCATTCCCATTACAGCGGTGCAAAAATACGGTGTTAGTCGTGCTGTTGGTGTAGAAATTAATCCAGAACTTGTGCAAGAAAGTCAGCAAAATGCCCAAAAAGCAGGAGTGAGCGATCGCGTTAAATTCCAGCAACAAAACTTATTCCAAACCGATTTTAGTGACGCATCGGTAGTAACACTTTACCTGCTACCCGATGTCAACTTAAAACTCCGACCTAAACTTTTGAAAGAACTAAAACCAGGCACGCGTATTGTTTCCCACGCCTTCGACATGGGTGATTGGAAACCACAGCAGACAGTACAGGTGCAAGGCACAACCCTTTACTTATGGGTTGTTCCTGAGAATGTTCCCAAGAATTTGCTGTAA
- a CDS encoding chemotaxis protein CheW has translation MTSDSLASSSTTVPSSAKAREQFLRFQLVPDTTVLLPISQIAEVLTIPVDQITPIPQLAAWVMGAYNWRGQVLWMVNLAHLIGFTPWHQQGISATYSAIVLRARSMSTPDNNAENQMIGLVINRAEMMEWCDPDLLQSPSSDVVTPQLVPFMRGYQLKSNGEQLAVLDDEAIIAAISQS, from the coding sequence ATGACATCTGACTCTTTAGCATCATCATCAACAACAGTCCCATCCTCTGCAAAGGCAAGAGAGCAGTTTTTACGGTTTCAGCTTGTTCCTGACACAACAGTATTGCTGCCAATTTCTCAGATAGCTGAGGTCTTGACAATTCCTGTCGATCAGATTACGCCAATTCCTCAACTTGCTGCATGGGTAATGGGGGCTTATAACTGGCGGGGTCAGGTACTCTGGATGGTTAATCTGGCTCACTTGATCGGGTTCACACCTTGGCATCAACAAGGTATAAGTGCAACCTATAGCGCAATTGTACTGCGTGCCCGCTCTATGAGTACGCCAGACAACAATGCTGAGAACCAGATGATCGGGCTAGTGATAAACCGAGCAGAAATGATGGAGTGGTGCGATCCGGATCTGCTTCAATCTCCGTCGTCCGATGTCGTCACTCCTCAGTTGGTGCCGTTTATGCGCGGATACCAATTGAAATCCAATGGTGAACAGTTAGCCGTTTTGGATGATGAAGCCATTATTGCCGCCATATCCCAATCATAA
- a CDS encoding response regulator transcription factor yields MNLTLTTEDSLTDQTVALVVDDSLPAREMITKYLHQSGFHVLTATNGEEAIQQISKHKPNIIILDVVLPDRSGFALCRDLKATAETTNIPIILCSIKKTNADKFWGLKQGANAYLSKPVAEEELLSVINNCLGVKSDI; encoded by the coding sequence ATGAATCTTACCCTGACTACTGAGGATTCCTTGACTGATCAAACAGTTGCCTTGGTAGTTGATGATTCTCTACCTGCACGGGAAATGATTACAAAGTATTTGCATCAATCCGGTTTTCATGTTTTGACAGCTACTAACGGAGAAGAAGCAATACAACAAATCAGTAAACATAAGCCTAATATTATCATCCTAGATGTTGTCCTGCCGGATAGAAGCGGTTTTGCGCTTTGTCGAGATTTAAAGGCGACAGCTGAGACAACTAACATCCCCATTATTCTCTGCTCAATTAAAAAAACGAATGCTGATAAATTCTGGGGATTAAAGCAGGGAGCCAATGCTTACTTATCTAAGCCAGTTGCTGAGGAAGAACTACTCAGCGTTATAAATAATTGTTTGGGTGTCAAGTCTGATATTTAA
- a CDS encoding hybrid sensor histidine kinase/response regulator, whose protein sequence is MSMSRDVHDQTYQFFIEEVPELLQAIETGLLTLRSERSSTKLHEVMRAAHSLKGGAAIVELEGIVTIAHRLEDTFRALYDETIEIDADLEGLLLQAYDCLRLPLTEQIATGYFDLESALTAADPIFTKIEEKLGDALTRANYYIPDSADLNVDIIASVFQVDVAHGLERLTVAITTRPQKHEIAEELRAQTELFAKFAEFLELPGLKAIAETTLAALEAHPDQALHIAQLALADFTSSREAVLAGDRTQGGSPSAGLIALAETTVIDEAPIDIFNPAIASLDSETAVEHLEEGLSLSLEDLLSGKTSVTSAQASDNSPVFLFEVDIEDIEEVTPNINDLESATNIISGTEAAEELPSLPKLNLASPTPSNAIVVSRATEPSAIESVLKQEFQIRKQPQEQLSNSASNISVRVDLARLDRMNNLLGELTINRNMFALENEQIQEAIEELLRRFDRFQGVIEQIQNLSNTMLVTSESIDHTKKVALGNGNQESGLLNESSHRSFDSGHSPSASGLQLSASEFSFTEFDALEMDRYGALHSSLQEILEEVAQIKEAVDDVAMFRGRSNRTIRQERQMLSQLRDELMWSRMLPIGNVLNRFPRVLRDLSTTYNKSVSLRLIGTEVQVEKAIVEKLYDPLLHLLRNAFDHGIEPPDVRCQQGKPEQGEIEIRAYHQGNQTVVEIRDDGQGLNLERICSRAIERGLLLPEQLAAIPTVELFELIFEPGFSTASHVSELSGRGVGLDVVKAQLQSLKGSITVTSSPGQGTTFTLRLPFTLTVAKLLVCSVGSTTVALPIDSIARIITPQATQTHQVGSQQFLTWQEQSIPVYRLADLLHYNCPLPETFSSNAVVAVSSTENTTENKIPPLLLIRREQEMFALEVDYIVAEQELVIKPFGAMIAPPNYISGCTILGSGCLIPVMNGVMLLEEFMAQSKTNMAAIAPTIESLATHEHLSAYETHTTPTVLVVDDSTTARQALVLTLEKAGYRVLQARDGWEAIEQLRYGSIMVQLIISDVEMPNMNGFEFLEYCRQDPQLATIPVAMLTTRGNSKHRNLAMLLGASAYFTKPYIELELLSALSNIVGQNAPQKIPYL, encoded by the coding sequence ATGTCGATGTCTCGCGATGTTCACGACCAAACTTATCAATTTTTTATTGAAGAAGTCCCTGAACTGCTGCAAGCGATCGAAACAGGGCTACTCACACTGAGGTCTGAACGCAGCTCTACCAAACTCCACGAGGTAATGCGAGCCGCTCACTCCCTCAAAGGAGGTGCTGCGATTGTGGAGCTTGAGGGCATCGTAACCATTGCCCATCGACTAGAGGACACTTTCAGGGCACTCTACGACGAGACTATAGAAATCGATGCCGATCTCGAAGGGCTGCTGCTACAAGCCTACGATTGTCTCCGGCTTCCCCTTACAGAGCAGATTGCAACTGGCTACTTTGACTTAGAGTCAGCCTTAACCGCTGCCGATCCTATATTTACCAAAATAGAAGAAAAACTGGGAGATGCACTCACTCGGGCTAATTACTACATACCTGACTCTGCGGATCTAAACGTTGACATCATCGCCTCAGTCTTTCAGGTCGATGTAGCTCATGGTCTAGAGCGCCTGACTGTCGCAATCACTACTAGACCCCAAAAACATGAGATTGCTGAAGAATTACGCGCACAAACAGAACTTTTTGCTAAATTTGCTGAGTTTCTAGAGCTTCCAGGGTTGAAAGCGATCGCAGAAACGACTTTAGCTGCCCTAGAAGCTCACCCCGATCAAGCACTGCACATCGCCCAATTGGCACTTGCTGATTTTACTTCAAGCAGAGAGGCTGTTCTTGCGGGCGATCGCACCCAAGGAGGCAGCCCCTCGGCAGGTCTGATCGCTTTGGCAGAAACCACCGTAATTGACGAAGCACCGATAGATATATTCAACCCAGCGATCGCTTCCCTAGACTCAGAAACTGCGGTTGAACACCTAGAGGAAGGTCTCTCCCTTTCCTTAGAAGATTTATTGAGTGGAAAGACATCGGTTACATCTGCACAAGCGAGTGATAACAGTCCAGTTTTTCTGTTTGAGGTTGATATAGAAGATATAGAAGAAGTAACCCCAAACATCAACGATCTGGAATCGGCAACTAACATTATCTCCGGAACAGAGGCAGCAGAAGAATTACCATCTCTACCCAAGCTAAATCTTGCTAGCCCTACTCCTAGCAACGCTATTGTAGTCTCGCGGGCAACAGAACCTTCTGCAATTGAGTCTGTTCTGAAGCAGGAATTTCAGATTCGCAAACAGCCTCAGGAACAGCTTTCCAACAGTGCTTCCAATATTTCAGTTCGGGTTGACCTCGCTCGCTTAGATCGGATGAATAATCTCTTGGGCGAATTAACGATTAACCGCAATATGTTTGCTCTTGAGAACGAACAAATTCAGGAAGCTATTGAAGAGTTACTCCGTCGTTTCGATCGCTTTCAAGGAGTCATCGAGCAGATACAAAACTTATCAAACACCATGTTGGTCACTTCAGAATCCATTGACCACACAAAGAAGGTGGCGCTAGGGAACGGGAACCAGGAATCAGGTCTTTTGAATGAATCCTCTCATCGTTCCTTTGACTCTGGACATAGCCCTTCTGCATCTGGTCTTCAGTTATCAGCTTCTGAATTCTCCTTTACAGAGTTTGATGCTCTGGAAATGGATCGCTACGGAGCCCTACACTCTTCGCTTCAGGAAATCCTGGAAGAAGTAGCGCAGATCAAAGAGGCAGTGGATGATGTTGCCATGTTTCGGGGACGCTCGAATCGAACAATTCGACAGGAGCGTCAAATGCTCTCTCAGCTACGGGATGAACTCATGTGGTCTCGCATGTTGCCAATTGGTAACGTGCTAAATCGTTTTCCCAGAGTATTGCGGGATCTATCTACCACCTATAACAAATCTGTCAGCTTGAGACTAATAGGAACAGAAGTACAGGTTGAGAAAGCCATTGTAGAGAAGCTCTATGACCCGCTTCTGCACTTACTTCGGAACGCCTTCGATCATGGCATTGAGCCCCCAGATGTTCGGTGTCAACAAGGAAAACCAGAGCAAGGCGAAATTGAAATTCGAGCCTATCACCAGGGCAACCAAACTGTTGTTGAGATACGGGATGATGGTCAGGGACTCAATTTAGAGCGTATTTGTTCTCGGGCAATCGAAAGAGGCTTATTGTTGCCAGAACAATTGGCAGCGATTCCTACGGTGGAGCTGTTTGAACTGATCTTTGAGCCTGGTTTTTCAACCGCAAGTCATGTGAGCGAACTTTCTGGACGGGGAGTTGGGCTAGATGTAGTGAAAGCGCAGTTACAATCCCTTAAAGGCAGTATCACTGTTACCTCCTCTCCTGGACAAGGCACAACCTTTACTTTACGCCTGCCATTTACACTAACGGTCGCCAAATTACTAGTTTGCTCAGTCGGTTCCACAACTGTAGCACTGCCAATCGACAGCATTGCCAGGATTATAACTCCCCAAGCTACTCAGACTCACCAAGTTGGCAGCCAGCAATTTTTAACCTGGCAAGAGCAGTCTATTCCTGTTTATCGATTGGCCGATCTTTTGCACTACAACTGTCCATTGCCAGAAACCTTTTCTAGCAATGCGGTGGTTGCTGTTTCCTCAACAGAAAACACAACAGAAAACAAAATCCCACCACTGCTGCTGATCCGTCGAGAGCAAGAGATGTTTGCTCTAGAAGTTGATTACATAGTTGCTGAGCAAGAACTGGTAATCAAACCCTTTGGAGCGATGATCGCCCCTCCCAACTATATTTCTGGTTGTACCATCCTGGGAAGTGGCTGTCTAATTCCCGTGATGAATGGTGTGATGTTGCTAGAAGAGTTTATGGCGCAGAGCAAAACTAACATGGCCGCCATAGCACCTACAATCGAATCGTTAGCCACTCACGAGCATTTATCTGCCTACGAGACACACACAACGCCTACAGTGCTTGTTGTTGACGACTCTACTACCGCTAGACAAGCTTTAGTTCTCACTTTAGAGAAAGCTGGCTATCGAGTTTTGCAAGCGCGAGATGGATGGGAAGCGATCGAACAACTGCGGTATGGTTCAATAATGGTGCAACTGATCATTTCTGATGTCGAAATGCCTAATATGAATGGGTTTGAGTTTCTTGAATATTGTCGTCAAGACCCTCAACTAGCAACAATTCCTGTAGCAATGTTGACAACCCGTGGTAACAGCAAACACCGCAATTTAGCAATGCTCCTAGGTGCTAGCGCTTACTTCACCAAACCTTACATTGAGTTAGAACTGCTATCGGCACTGAGCAACATTGTTGGTCAGAATGCGCCTCAAAAAATACCTTACCTTTAA